ATGATATAGGGATGGAGAGTAGCTCGCCATATTTAGGAAgctttcaaattccaaaagtTTCTCTACATAGTGATTCTACACACTAATATGGTACACTGTGAAATGTGGATGCATACTAAGTCCTCAGTCGGATGTGGATGCTCTTATGCATTGTATGGTACCTCATTGCAAGCtaatttagttatttaaaaatatcttttgttTAACAAATTTAGTTATTACATgatataataatagaatattagtCCTTGTGATTTGTCTCAAAGCCAAATTACTCCATATGGTTTTAATAACATAAAACTGATCCATTTTTCAAAGAttagttaataaatttttagaatTGGCGCCACATTAATATCAATTATCGTTCAACACGCATCatctaaaaaatcataaaaaaaaaaaaaaaaaaaaaacctcaaataCATAAAAACTTAACAATTTGTAACATATGATACAACACAATACTTTTGAACTAATTTGAATGTTATTAATACAACAtgggataaaaattaaaataaaaaaatatcaactaattttatatttattcgtataaaaatatataggatGATAGATAATTTAACACGTTACTTGacgagttttgttacgtataagtaAAGTTGCGTACTACTCTGTAtaccaatattaattttttcatattcaaaatttaaattagtattatttttaataaaatttattttttgaccaatcacattagattagtatatatattaatacatagttatacttgtaactagattttttcttacttGATAGATTCAgcataaattatacaaaaattaatcataataaaTCTGTAATTAAACAAAATTCATGCATCTCTTATGGATAGTTCATATGTTGGATATATATCTCTTGTGAACTTACTAATATTATATGATGATAATTAGATAGGAGCAAAATGAATGATTAATAGATTTTttgattattaaaatatttaacttcaTTAGTCACCAAAGCACGTGGTACGATAATCAGTTGACGATCTTAAATTATACGGAGGGAGGGAGGAACGAGAATCTTTAAACCTTACCTATAACTATTAAAGTTTGCCATTACGTGGCGTGTCTCCATTCGATGCGTCAATTCCTTTTCGAGGCCTCCAATCACCGCTGGGCTACGATATCACGGACCATTAACCTTTCGAGAAGCCTGTAGGCTTTAGGTACTACTTGAGTATTGGGAGATTATCTCAAATCCCGCTGCCCCACACCCGAACCCACGATAAACACCGGGACAAATTCATTGACAGTCGGATATCTCATGGAAACCAATTGAACACAGATCGACGGTtcgtaatgaaagaattaacgTTGATAATTGTGATAattacaagaaaacaaaatattatacaCATGGCTGGAATTCTAGAACAATACCTATGCGGTTTGGCTCCTACGCTGGATCCCCTCCTcctctttatttttctaaataaatatctCGATTTTGTTGATGTTTAATTATCTTAAAATGCACAAACTTCGAGAGAGATCAACTGCCATGATCAATTAGAGGATGTTTTTTTGCTGAAATTGTGGTCACTGTACTGCAAGAAGAAGGAGAACGTAAGACCATTCTGGGAAACAGCTATGGAGGTGGCTTCGTTAACACAGAGGCCGCCCAGTTGCAGAACAGTGTTCAATAAGAGGGGCCACATCAAGCTCAAACCATTTCTGGGGTTCTTTCCTCATGGAAGAATCACTCATTTTTCACAGGTAATTGGGTTATATGTTTATGCAATGCAGTGCATATAATTATGTGTGTCATATGCATGGATCTTCTTGGTGTTACTCTTCTCTTTGTTCCAATGGGTGGTGTTGGATTTTGATGGCACCCTTATGAgagtttttggttatttaacgAGAGATGTTGTGGATTTATTTTAATCTGATATGGTATAATCGTAAATTGTTTGTTCAGATTCTGCTAATGAGAATTTAGATATTGGTAGGTTTCGTTTTCTGGAACTCTTTGTCAGGTtattgattaatttgaaaactttGTTGATGAAGATCGTGTTTCTCGTTTCTGGGTGTTTATCATCTATTTGATACTgtgtaataaaaatataagatcaTATTTAACTACGTTTAGTGAGTATTTGTTGGAGCATTAACTGTATCTTACTCGGGGTGATAATCTAcgcatcaatacaaaattagggACGTAGCAATGTTAATTATTTCTCATATTAAATGTATTTGAGCTATGCCTTTTGGTTTCAGTCTTGTTCGTGGCCAAAAGAATGCCATGGAGTTGGGGTTTCATATCAAATTACTGCTAGTGCAGGTTTGCTAGCTGGCACTTTTCTGTTTTGGTTAAAAGTTAAAAGCTtgacctttttttatttctttaaatttttgctCTGCATTATGGGCAGATTTTTCAAGGAGGAGGCCAAAGAAAATGTCAAATGCAAGGCCTAAAAACCGTGCTCCAGAGGGATTCATGCCAACAACGCCAGTAGGAACGAGCACTCAGAAGAGGGATCAAAGAGATATTGAAGAGAAAGTGGTCTCAATTGCTCCAACATCCAGCGAGCATGTTGCTCCCAACTCCCATAAGCTTGAAATGAGAGTTGATGCTGATGAAGAGGTGCCTCTTGAAGATTCTCGAGAGGATAGAGTGGAGGAGGAAAGATTGGATGAAAGTATTGGGGAAGCCAATGAAATATCATCAGCAAATAAATCAGCAGCTATAGCGCAGAAAAATCAAGTGGTGAAAAATGGAAGTATATCTAGAGTCGATGAGGATATGGCAGAGTTAGGGAAGACAGAAACAGGTTTAAAGAGTGATTTTCAGAACATTTCTGATGGAATGGCTTTGGAAGAAAGAGGCTTCGATGTTCCCAAGAGTGATGCTACAAGAAAAGATAAACATGAAACTGATGAAAAGATCAAAGAAGCTTCTCTAAAATTGAGGTTACAGATGGAAGAAAATTTGCGCAAGGAGAAAATTGAGATGCTCGGCaatgaaaactttttaaaagGGAATAAACTCTTTGTTTTTCCACCACTAGTGAAACCTAATCAAGATATAGAAGTTTTCCTTAATAGAAGCCTCTCCACTTTAAATAATGAGCCTGATGTTCTGATAATGGGAGCCTTTAATGGCTGGAGATGGAAATCGTTTACTATGAGGTTGAGCAAAACCCATCTTAATGGGGATTGGTGGTCTTGCCAAGTTCATGTTCCCAAGGAAGCCTACAAGATTGACTTTGTCTTTTTCAATGGGCAAGATGTCTATGACAATAATGATGAAAAGGATTTCTGCATAATGGTGGAAGGTGGAATGGATGTGCATGAATTTGAAGATTTCTTGCTTGAGGAAAAACGTAAGGAACTAGAGAAACTTGCGAAGGAGCAAGctgaaagggaaaaaagagaagaggaacAGAGGCGAATAGAAGCAGAGAAAGCTGCAAGGGAAGCTGATAGAGCACAAGCAAGGGAGGAGACTGGAAGGATGCGGGAAGTTTTGAAAGAATTTATGAAGAAGGCTACAAGGTCTATTGATAATGTTTGGTACATAGAGCCTAGTGCGTTTAAAGGTGAAGATCTGGTAaggttatattataataaaagctCTGGCCCTCTTGCTCACTCAAAGGAACTTTGGATTCATGGGGGGCATAACAATTGGAAGGGTGGATTGTCCATTGTAGAAATGCTTATCAACTCTGAAGAAAAGGATGGCGACTGGTGGTATGCTGATGGTAGGTGttagtaaatatattttttttacaagtatgttagtaaatttattttctttattcttgcCAATATTTCACTTTCGTTATCTTCAAATTATCTGGTTGGAGTGACTAATATAAGGTGAACATCCAAGATGGCATCGGTTGGCATCCATCTTTTGTTACACTTAGtcagatgagagagagagagagagagagagagagcagatggGAAGTTACACAATCATATGCCCACACATGCACGTGTGCGTGCATACACGCACACCAAAAGATATGTAGGAAGGATAAGTGTTTCACACAAGGGAGTATATATTTAACAAACCCAGGCTAGGAATTGCTTTTCAAACTTCCCTTTCCTTTTCCATGTCCCTGCATTTTATTTCACATTTGAGTCAAACTTTGCATGAATTTAAAGGCAAGGAGTGATAATTTTCAGCCAAACCTCAATTTGCAGCTTGTTGCTTGGGTATGGGCACCTTATGGGAGAGGTGCTTGTTaatattttcttgcatttttcagGGATCGGGTTGATTTCCCTTATGGTATTGGTACTGTATATTATAAACTTCTGAGAGAAATAATAGCGAGCAACTTTATTTTTTGCAGTTGTTGTACCTGATCGAGCACTTGTCTTAGATTGGGTTTTTGCTGATGGGCCACCTCAGAATGCCATTGTGTATGATAACAACAACCGCCAAGATTTCCATGCTATTGTTCCAAAAGGCATTCCTGAAGAACTGTATTGGGCTGAGGAAGAACACCAGATCTATAGGAAACTCCAGGAGGAGAGAAGGTTAAGAGAAGAGGCTGTACGTGCCAAGGTCAGTTTAGAAAAATCTTTTGTCCAGAATTATTTGATTGGGACTTTGCACTATGTAATAGAGTAAAGATACAAGCTCTTGCTTTCTTGAATGAATAAAGCATATTTGGGTCATTCATTTCTATTCTCAGTGCAAGCACAACTAAGAATAGTGTACACAAATATTAGGTGACTACTGGTTATCATGGCTCACATGCAGAGGATGTGGACCATCAGCTTGATATCTGGTCTGGTGGTTGCATCCAGTGTATGTGCTCCTTATTTATAGTGTGGGATTTGTGGGCTAATTCCATGAGGTTACAGGTGGATGCCTGAGATATCATCCATTGTCTTCAATTTAAACtaattgtaatttttcttttctgaaaaCTTTCGATGTTGCATCTTATTCTTCTCCTCTCTGTGCTTCTCCTGCCACAGACTGAAAGAACTGCACTTATGAAAGccgaaacaaagaaaagaactttgaaaagatttttgttgtcccaAAAGTACATAGTCTACACTAAGCCTCTTGATGTTCAAGCAGGAAGTGCCGCCACAGTTTTCTATAATCCTGCAAACACAGTTCTGAATGGTAAATCAGAAGTTTGGTTCAGGGGTTCCTTTAACCGATGGACCCACCGCAAGGGTCCATTGTCACCACAAAGAATGTTGCCATCAGATAATGGTACTCATATAAAAACCACAGGTAAGCTTATGTGAGTTTTAAATGTTTTAGTTTGTGTGCTAAATAGAGATTTTAAGATCACGAAGAAGTAGAAAAGAGTGTAGTTAAATTCAGAAATCACACATGATGCCAATATATAATTGATTGGGCTTTAAAAAACCTACATTCACTGGCAAAGACGATCAAATGATTTCCCAAGTGTGTCAGTTTCTCTTGAATATTAAAGGAAGTCTTGAAACATATTTATTTGGGTTGAATGAATTTGTTGCACATGAATTCAGCACGTAATCCACAAATCACATTAAACTTAGGTCAAATAACCTTGAGAATAGCAACATTTTGAACATGACAAAACCTAGTAAATCCAAAATATTCACAATAGAGTAAATAGTAACATTTCTTGCTTTTTTAGTGTTCAACATACGCTTTTCCTAACCCATTACCTCAGCTGTATCTGTGCAAGTCTAAGATATCTTTAAGGTCAAGATGCCACCATGATAAAATCAACATCCAATTTGGAGGTTCCATTCTTTTATGACTCATAGATTT
This genomic interval from Carya illinoinensis cultivar Pawnee chromosome 10, C.illinoinensisPawnee_v1, whole genome shotgun sequence contains the following:
- the LOC122279009 gene encoding starch synthase 3, chloroplastic/amyloplastic, whose protein sequence is MEVASLTQRPPSCRTVFNKRGHIKLKPFLGFFPHGRITHFSQSCSWPKECHGVGVSYQITASADFSRRRPKKMSNARPKNRAPEGFMPTTPVGTSTQKRDQRDIEEKVVSIAPTSSEHVAPNSHKLEMRVDADEEVPLEDSREDRVEEERLDESIGEANEISSANKSAAIAQKNQVVKNGSISRVDEDMAELGKTETGLKSDFQNISDGMALEERGFDVPKSDATRKDKHETDEKIKEASLKLRLQMEENLRKEKIEMLGNENFLKGNKLFVFPPLVKPNQDIEVFLNRSLSTLNNEPDVLIMGAFNGWRWKSFTMRLSKTHLNGDWWSCQVHVPKEAYKIDFVFFNGQDVYDNNDEKDFCIMVEGGMDVHEFEDFLLEEKRKELEKLAKEQAEREKREEEQRRIEAEKAAREADRAQAREETGRMREVLKEFMKKATRSIDNVWYIEPSAFKGEDLVRLYYNKSSGPLAHSKELWIHGGHNNWKGGLSIVEMLINSEEKDGDWWYADVVVPDRALVLDWVFADGPPQNAIVYDNNNRQDFHAIVPKGIPEELYWAEEEHQIYRKLQEERRLREEAVRAKTERTALMKAETKKRTLKRFLLSQKYIVYTKPLDVQAGSAATVFYNPANTVLNGKSEVWFRGSFNRWTHRKGPLSPQRMLPSDNGTHIKTTVKVPLDAYVMDFVFSEKEEGGIFDNKNGMDYHIPVFGGIAKEPPMHIVHISVEMAPIAKVGGLGDVVTSLSRAVQDLNHTVDIILPKYDCLKFSNVKNFHYRRSYSWGGTEIKVWFGNVEGLSVYFLDPQNGFFGAGCIYGCRNDAERFGFFCHSALEFLLQSGFHPDIIHCHDWSSAPVTWLFKDHYVHYGLSKARVVFTIHNLEFGAGLIGKAMAYTNKATTVSHTYSKEVAGNPAVAPHRYKFHGILNGIDPDIWDPYNDKFIPISYTSENVIEGKRAAKEALQERLGLKKTDLPLVGVITRLTHQKGIHLIKHAIWRTLDRNGQAVLLGSAPDPRIQNDFVNLANQLHSSHADRARLCLTYDEPLSHLIYAGADFILVPSIFEPCGLTQLIAMRYGSIPVVRKTGGLHDTVFDVDHDNERAQAQGLEANGFNFDGADAAGVDYALNRAISAWYDNRDWFNSLCKRVMEQDWSWNRPALDYMELYHAARK